The following are from one region of the Amycolatopsis sp. QT-25 genome:
- a CDS encoding 5'-3' exonuclease H3TH domain-containing protein → MTGPLALLDSASLYFRSFHALPESMTAPDGTPVNAVRGFTDTVARILVDRRPSRLVACLDADWRPKFRTDLLPSYKAHRVAEEVPEGGDVEEVPDTLTPQVPIILDLLEAFGIATAEAAGYEADDVIGALAIREQNSPVEVVTGDRDLFQLVRHEPTSTVVVYVGKGWNKAEILGPDELAEKYGIPAANAGPGYADMAALRGDPSDGLPGVAGIGEKTAAKLITQFGSLQELIEAADAGDSRVPLKTRLRLSDAADYLAVAPTVVRVAADAPVEQSRPDTVPAEPADPDKVAELAERWNLGRSVERLLAALPKP, encoded by the coding sequence GTGACCGGACCACTCGCTCTCCTCGATTCCGCGAGCCTCTACTTCCGCTCGTTCCACGCACTGCCCGAGTCGATGACCGCCCCGGACGGGACGCCGGTCAACGCCGTACGCGGGTTCACCGACACCGTCGCGCGGATCCTCGTCGACCGGCGTCCTTCCCGGCTCGTGGCGTGCCTGGACGCGGATTGGCGGCCGAAGTTCCGCACCGACCTGTTGCCCAGCTACAAGGCGCACCGGGTGGCCGAAGAGGTTCCGGAGGGTGGCGACGTCGAAGAGGTGCCGGACACGCTGACGCCGCAGGTCCCGATCATCCTGGACCTGCTGGAAGCCTTCGGCATCGCGACGGCCGAGGCCGCCGGGTACGAGGCCGACGACGTCATCGGCGCGCTCGCGATCCGCGAGCAGAACTCCCCTGTCGAGGTCGTCACCGGAGACCGGGACCTGTTCCAGCTGGTCCGGCACGAACCGACGTCCACCGTGGTCGTCTACGTCGGCAAGGGCTGGAACAAGGCCGAGATCCTCGGCCCGGACGAGCTCGCCGAGAAGTACGGGATCCCGGCCGCGAACGCCGGCCCCGGGTACGCCGACATGGCCGCGCTGCGCGGAGACCCCTCGGACGGACTGCCGGGCGTCGCCGGGATCGGCGAGAAGACCGCGGCGAAGCTGATCACCCAGTTCGGTTCGCTGCAGGAGCTGATCGAGGCGGCCGACGCCGGCGACTCGCGAGTGCCGCTCAAGACGCGGTTGCGGTTGAGCGATGCCGCCGATTATCTCGCGGTCGCGCCGACCGTCGTCCGGGTCGCGGCCGACGCGCCGGTCGAGCAGTCCCGGCCGGACACCGTCCCGGCCGAACCCGCCGACCCGGACAAGGTCGCGGAACTGGCGGAGCGCTGGAATCTCGGCCGTTCGGTGGAGCGCCTGCTGGCCGCGCTCCCCAAGCCGTGA
- a CDS encoding NAD(P)H-dependent oxidoreductase codes for MTTNSPYQLAVVISSVREGRFAPVVANWFLDRAKQRDDVTLTVIDLAEAPADLSPGVAAADAVVVIVPEYNHSYPGPLKTALDATGPEWHGKPVAFVSYGGISGGLRAVEHLRPVFAELHAATIRETVSFPYAWNHFGPDGEHDDFEGASVAATTLLNQLNWWANALRDARRVRPYAA; via the coding sequence ATGACAACGAACTCGCCCTACCAGCTCGCCGTCGTGATCAGCAGCGTCCGCGAGGGCCGCTTCGCTCCCGTCGTCGCGAACTGGTTCCTCGACCGCGCCAAACAGCGCGACGACGTCACCCTGACCGTCATCGACTTGGCCGAAGCCCCTGCCGATCTCTCCCCCGGCGTCGCCGCCGCGGACGCCGTCGTCGTGATCGTCCCCGAGTACAACCACAGTTACCCCGGCCCGCTCAAGACCGCGCTCGACGCCACCGGCCCCGAGTGGCATGGGAAGCCGGTCGCCTTCGTTTCCTACGGCGGGATCTCCGGCGGCCTGCGCGCGGTCGAGCACCTGCGCCCGGTCTTCGCCGAACTCCACGCCGCGACGATCCGGGAGACCGTGAGTTTCCCCTACGCCTGGAACCATTTCGGCCCCGACGGAGAACACGACGACTTCGAAGGCGCCTCCGTCGCGGCCACCACGCTGCTGAACCAGCTGAACTGGTGGGCCAACGCCTTGCGCGACGCCCGCCGGGTACGGCCCTACGCGGCCTGA
- a CDS encoding helix-turn-helix domain-containing protein gives MGKSERYLARVDGRVLRALSHPLRVKILELLREDGPATASGLAKRAGESSGTTSWHLRQLAESGLIAEDTERGSRRDRWWKALHEGDRMRARDFIDDPDLAGPFTAYAHTMVERRYAAEAQFVAEARDWADEWIDKAVFDDSRLSLTPDETAALTDEILEVVNRYRRPERDGDTQVRVQWAAFPRKSRPETP, from the coding sequence ATGGGGAAGAGCGAGAGGTATCTCGCGCGAGTCGACGGCCGCGTTCTCCGGGCGCTGTCGCATCCACTGCGCGTCAAAATCCTGGAGTTGCTGCGGGAGGACGGTCCGGCGACGGCGTCCGGTCTGGCGAAACGGGCGGGGGAGAGTTCCGGGACCACGAGCTGGCATCTGCGTCAGCTGGCCGAATCCGGGTTGATCGCCGAGGACACCGAACGCGGCAGCAGACGCGACAGGTGGTGGAAGGCCTTGCACGAGGGAGACCGGATGCGCGCCCGGGACTTCATCGACGACCCGGATCTCGCCGGTCCCTTCACTGCGTACGCCCACACGATGGTCGAACGCCGCTACGCCGCCGAAGCGCAGTTCGTCGCCGAAGCACGAGACTGGGCAGACGAGTGGATCGACAAGGCCGTCTTTGACGACTCGCGGCTCTCGCTGACGCCGGACGAGACCGCGGCGCTGACCGACGAGATACTCGAAGTGGTCAACCGCTACCGCCGTCCGGAGCGGGACGGCGACACCCAGGTCCGCGTGCAGTGGGCGGCCTTCCCGAGGAAGTCCCGGCCGGAGACGCCATGA
- a CDS encoding MFS transporter, translated as MSRGPLGALVVASGISSAGVMMTLLAIPWFVLQSTGSGTKTGLVTAAEVLGLMVAAMLGGPIVDRVGTRRASVGADLLTTVTVLLIPLATGTTGLGLPGLIVLSFVMGVSRGPADTAKQVLLPGVAELGGVSVSRAASAVEAAMRTGRMVGGPAAGALIALIGPMPVLFVDAGALLLSSALVFALIPLAAGPPRPPSGGYLNQLREGLGYIKRDAVLRAVVSMLMLTNSLDFGLLGVLYPAYGDQVLHSTALIGAMITAVAAGALLGSAIYGWVGHRFSRRTAILVAVAIEGAPRFALLALEPAPAVLLAGLVVTGIGAGALNPIVLPAVYERVPEAVRGRVLSLLVGGVLAAMPLGSMAAGLLLDGIGLVGALAVFGGLYLIAGTFPAIFRVWRGLDDPAPIGGDRPVSRGTRTD; from the coding sequence ATGAGCCGGGGGCCACTGGGGGCCCTGGTCGTGGCTTCGGGGATCTCCTCGGCCGGGGTGATGATGACGTTGCTCGCGATTCCTTGGTTCGTGCTCCAGAGCACGGGCAGCGGCACCAAGACCGGTCTCGTGACCGCGGCCGAAGTCTTGGGGCTGATGGTCGCCGCGATGCTGGGCGGGCCGATCGTGGACCGGGTCGGCACCCGCCGGGCGAGCGTCGGCGCGGATTTGCTGACCACCGTCACGGTGCTCCTGATCCCGCTCGCGACGGGCACGACGGGGCTCGGTCTGCCCGGACTGATCGTGCTGTCGTTCGTGATGGGCGTTTCCCGAGGACCCGCCGACACGGCGAAGCAGGTGCTGCTTCCCGGCGTCGCCGAACTCGGCGGTGTTAGCGTGAGCCGGGCGGCGAGCGCCGTCGAAGCGGCGATGAGAACCGGCCGGATGGTGGGCGGACCCGCCGCCGGTGCGTTGATCGCGCTGATCGGCCCGATGCCGGTCCTGTTCGTCGACGCGGGCGCGCTTTTGCTTTCCTCGGCGCTGGTGTTCGCGCTGATCCCGTTGGCGGCCGGTCCGCCGAGGCCGCCGTCTGGTGGATATCTCAACCAGCTGCGCGAAGGGCTCGGATACATCAAACGCGACGCGGTACTGCGCGCGGTCGTCAGCATGCTAATGCTCACCAACAGCCTCGACTTCGGACTGCTCGGCGTCCTGTACCCGGCGTATGGCGACCAGGTCCTGCACAGCACCGCGCTCATCGGCGCGATGATCACCGCGGTCGCGGCGGGCGCGCTGCTCGGTTCGGCGATCTACGGCTGGGTGGGCCACCGATTCTCCCGGCGTACGGCGATCCTCGTCGCTGTCGCGATCGAGGGCGCGCCGCGATTCGCCTTGCTCGCGCTGGAACCCGCGCCGGCCGTGCTGCTCGCCGGACTCGTGGTCACCGGGATCGGGGCGGGCGCGCTCAACCCGATCGTGCTCCCGGCGGTCTACGAACGGGTCCCGGAAGCCGTCCGGGGCCGCGTGCTCAGCCTTCTCGTGGGCGGGGTGCTCGCCGCGATGCCGCTCGGCTCGATGGCGGCGGGACTGCTGCTGGACGGGATCGGTCTCGTCGGCGCGCTCGCCGTGTTCGGTGGCCTGTACCTGATCGCCGGCACCTTCCCGGCGATCTTCCGGGTCTGGCGTGGACTCGACGATCCCGCCCCGATCGGGGGTGACCGGCCGGTGAGCCGAGGGACGCGGACCGACTAG
- a CDS encoding Xaa-Pro peptidase family protein, with protein sequence MSRRSLHNPAPDAASLRARLDRARAAAAAADTDALLIAPGSDLRYLIGQAGGSFERLTTLVIPADGVPALVLPKLEAPGYADVPADELGIEIVTWVDGDNAYELVADRLGLAPAGRRGRVAVSDFTPALHVLAFRGALGDAEQTLAGPIVRELRMRKDAAEIQALRDAGAAIDRVHARVHEWLRPGRTEAEVGADITAAIVEEGHTHADFVIVGSGPNGASPHHDVSERVIERGDVVVVDIGGPIAEGYNSDSTRTYAVGEPRDADVVETYAVLQRAQKAAVDAVRPGATAESIDAAARDIIAEAGYGEFFIHRTGHGIGLDVHEEPYIIKGNALPLEPGMAFSVEPGIYRPGRWGARIEDIVVVTEDGVEPVNQRPHDLIVLDA encoded by the coding sequence ATGTCGCGCCGTTCCCTGCACAACCCAGCCCCCGACGCCGCCAGTCTCCGCGCCCGCCTCGACCGGGCCCGTGCCGCCGCGGCCGCCGCGGACACCGACGCCCTGCTGATCGCACCCGGCTCGGACCTGCGCTACCTCATCGGCCAGGCCGGGGGCTCCTTCGAACGGCTGACCACGCTGGTGATCCCGGCCGACGGCGTCCCGGCCCTGGTGCTGCCGAAGCTGGAGGCCCCCGGGTACGCCGACGTCCCCGCCGACGAACTCGGCATCGAGATCGTCACCTGGGTCGACGGCGACAACGCCTACGAACTGGTCGCCGACCGGTTGGGGCTCGCGCCAGCCGGTCGGCGAGGCCGCGTGGCGGTCAGCGACTTCACCCCGGCGCTGCACGTACTCGCTTTCCGCGGCGCGCTCGGTGACGCCGAGCAGACGCTGGCCGGGCCGATCGTGCGCGAACTGCGGATGCGCAAGGACGCCGCCGAGATCCAGGCGCTGCGTGACGCGGGCGCGGCGATCGACCGCGTGCACGCCCGTGTGCACGAGTGGCTGCGCCCCGGCCGCACCGAGGCCGAGGTCGGCGCGGACATCACCGCCGCGATCGTCGAAGAGGGCCACACGCACGCCGACTTCGTGATCGTCGGCTCGGGCCCCAACGGCGCCAGCCCGCATCACGACGTCTCCGAGCGGGTCATCGAGCGCGGCGACGTCGTCGTGGTCGACATCGGCGGCCCGATCGCCGAGGGCTACAACTCCGACTCCACCCGCACGTACGCGGTCGGCGAGCCGCGGGACGCCGACGTCGTCGAGACATACGCGGTTCTGCAGCGGGCGCAGAAGGCCGCCGTCGACGCCGTCCGCCCGGGTGCGACCGCCGAGTCGATCGACGCCGCCGCGCGCGACATCATCGCCGAGGCCGGGTACGGCGAGTTCTTCATCCACCGTACCGGCCACGGCATCGGCCTCGACGTGCACGAGGAGCCCTACATCATCAAGGGCAACGCGCTGCCCCTCGAGCCCGGCATGGCCTTCAGTGTCGAGCCCGGCATCTACCGGCCCGGCCGGTGGGGTGCCCGCATCGAGGACATCGTCGTGGTCACCGAGGACGGCGTCGAGCCGGTCAACCAGCGTCCGCACGACTTGATCGTGCTCGACGCATGA
- a CDS encoding Lrp/AsnC family transcriptional regulator gives MTGGLEPLDQAIVQELAADGRRSFTDLAERVGLSVSAVHQRVRRLEQRGVILGYTARLDGEQIGLPLTALISLTPNDPAAPDDYPQRLEHIKEIESCYSVAGDESYILLVRVASPLGLEDLLRRIRESAKVSTRTTVVLSTPFEGRSPTL, from the coding sequence ATGACCGGTGGTCTGGAGCCGCTGGACCAGGCGATCGTCCAGGAGCTGGCCGCGGACGGGCGGCGTAGTTTCACCGACCTGGCCGAGCGGGTCGGCCTGTCGGTGTCGGCGGTGCACCAGCGGGTGCGGCGTCTGGAGCAGCGCGGGGTCATCCTCGGGTACACCGCGCGGCTCGACGGGGAGCAGATCGGCCTTCCGCTCACGGCGCTGATCTCGCTGACGCCGAACGATCCGGCCGCCCCGGACGACTATCCGCAGCGGCTCGAGCACATCAAGGAGATCGAGTCCTGCTACTCGGTCGCCGGTGACGAGTCGTACATCCTCCTGGTCCGGGTGGCCTCGCCGCTCGGCCTGGAAGACCTGCTCCGCCGGATCCGCGAGTCCGCCAAGGTCTCGACCCGGACCACCGTGGTGCTTTCGACGCCGTTCGAGGGCCGCTCGCCCACATTGTGA
- a CDS encoding GDSL-type esterase/lipase family protein: MRRFRWWWGALALTFVVVLVGFIAFTGSESRPGQPSPRQGPPGTGPLTVVAIGDSTVSGEGAGAYTPTTNGQGGNWCHRSPNAFVEQVEIPGVTARVNLACSGAPSEQIALGEAKQWTEPSQAQQLANTIKDHRVAAVVIAIGANDEPKFSAQVNECFKAWFSPQNPPCSAALRTTWQSKVDAMVPKVTNAVADVKKVLAQAGYVPADYQLVLMSYASPVGPQIPEALRSLNGCPFRTEDLEWMRRQGVPVLSEGLKQASRATSARFLDLSRAGAGHEACSSDPANEWFSRLTLQLRDLGQADRASHALQESFHPNANGHAQIANCLTEFLAARGGNASCLSGPDGKLHAAPEVIAR, encoded by the coding sequence ATGCGACGTTTCCGGTGGTGGTGGGGTGCTCTCGCGCTCACGTTCGTGGTGGTTCTCGTCGGGTTCATTGCCTTTACCGGGTCGGAAAGCCGCCCAGGGCAGCCGTCCCCGCGCCAAGGCCCACCGGGAACGGGGCCGCTGACGGTCGTCGCCATCGGCGACAGCACCGTCTCCGGTGAGGGCGCGGGCGCCTACACGCCCACGACCAACGGGCAGGGCGGCAACTGGTGCCACCGCTCCCCCAACGCCTTCGTCGAGCAGGTCGAGATCCCCGGCGTCACCGCGCGGGTGAACCTCGCGTGCTCGGGGGCGCCGTCGGAGCAGATCGCCCTCGGCGAGGCCAAGCAGTGGACCGAACCGTCACAGGCACAGCAGCTGGCGAACACGATCAAGGACCACCGGGTCGCCGCGGTGGTGATCGCGATCGGCGCGAACGACGAGCCGAAGTTCTCCGCTCAGGTCAACGAATGCTTCAAGGCCTGGTTCTCCCCGCAGAATCCGCCGTGCAGCGCGGCTCTCCGCACCACCTGGCAGTCCAAAGTGGACGCCATGGTGCCGAAGGTGACCAACGCCGTCGCCGACGTCAAGAAGGTGCTGGCACAGGCCGGTTACGTCCCGGCGGACTACCAGCTCGTGCTGATGTCGTACGCCTCGCCTGTCGGCCCTCAGATCCCGGAGGCGCTGCGCAGTCTCAACGGCTGTCCGTTCCGCACCGAGGATCTGGAGTGGATGCGCCGTCAGGGCGTCCCTGTCCTGTCGGAAGGGCTCAAACAGGCTTCGAGGGCGACCAGCGCGCGATTCCTCGACCTGTCACGGGCGGGCGCCGGCCACGAGGCGTGCAGCAGTGACCCGGCGAACGAATGGTTCAGCAGGCTGACCCTGCAGTTGCGTGACCTCGGCCAGGCGGACCGGGCGAGCCACGCGTTGCAGGAGTCGTTCCATCCCAACGCGAACGGGCACGCGCAGATCGCGAACTGCCTCACCGAGTTCCTCGCCGCCCGCGGCGGCAACGCGTCGTGCCTTTCGGGCCCCGACGGCAAACTGCACGCCGCACCCGAAGTGATCGCCCGTTAG
- the ovoA gene encoding 5-histidylcysteine sulfoxide synthase, giving the protein MTPTVTMEPWERNAVKHADERLTGARDPQWWYTGIRPEPGRCPGVAESGEISALPLPDLSVCSREEVLDYFDNAWTLHEVLFAGLNGAEAFYRPPDHNLRHPMIFYYGHTTSLYVNKLRVAGLLDAPIDAYLEHVLEMGVDENSWDDMSKNDMVWPSVSEVKDYRAEVYRTVVGIIETTPFAPDLGRPVTMDDQAWALLLSIEHDRIHLETSSVLIREMRARLVERPTAWPAPSPLRRTTGSGKPEAGSVPANGTVTVPGRTAQLGKPLSFPSYGWDSAYGSRRQELPDFEAARCLVSNGEFHEFVADGGYRRPELWSAEGEAWRRFRNTKWPRFWVPTGPTGLHAFRLRTLFDEIDMPWDWPVVVNYHEAKAFAAWRSEKDGREYRLPTEAEYFLLRDLPERPGVEDDVVMRLDGGQLRDAGINLGLAWGSEGPVDHSPTTSQGLHDAAGNLWTWSEDTFNPLEGFTPHPYYEDFSVPSFGGQHQLIVGGAYISTGELGSIWARHFYRPHFLQQAGIRLVVAPESTLDGDARAELDRALLGQYGTAEQAFGRSGHPLAATALYPDRLARRFTEAAAEAGVELRRVADLATAAGGLAFSLAERPIEVVGLDDRPMFVAAADRLAEGWDIGYRVPGRGELHARRPSIAPDGSVSFTLAESGRPPAALGTFDGVVVADAFDRLGGAAGCLRPLVGSENFLRAGGLLLVALPRASATKLANILGEAFEPLSENMEPSLTRADGHRYEITDLEVSIWRKR; this is encoded by the coding sequence ATGACGCCGACGGTCACCATGGAACCTTGGGAGAGAAATGCGGTAAAGCACGCCGACGAACGCTTGACCGGGGCCCGTGATCCACAGTGGTGGTACACCGGGATCCGCCCCGAGCCCGGCCGCTGCCCAGGTGTCGCCGAGTCCGGCGAGATCAGCGCACTGCCGTTGCCCGACCTGTCCGTATGCAGCCGCGAAGAGGTGCTGGACTACTTCGACAACGCCTGGACCTTGCACGAGGTGCTGTTCGCCGGGTTGAACGGCGCCGAGGCGTTCTACCGCCCGCCGGATCACAACCTGCGGCACCCGATGATCTTCTACTACGGCCACACGACCTCGCTGTACGTCAACAAGCTGCGGGTCGCCGGGCTGCTGGACGCGCCGATCGACGCCTATCTCGAGCACGTCCTGGAAATGGGTGTCGACGAGAACTCGTGGGACGACATGTCGAAGAACGACATGGTGTGGCCGTCGGTTTCGGAGGTGAAGGACTACCGGGCCGAGGTGTACCGGACGGTGGTCGGCATCATCGAGACCACCCCGTTCGCCCCCGACCTCGGGCGGCCGGTGACGATGGACGACCAGGCCTGGGCGCTGTTGCTGTCCATCGAGCACGATCGCATCCACCTGGAGACCAGTTCGGTCCTGATCCGCGAAATGCGTGCGCGCTTGGTCGAACGGCCCACCGCGTGGCCTGCGCCGTCGCCGCTGCGCCGCACCACCGGGTCCGGCAAGCCCGAAGCCGGTTCCGTGCCCGCCAACGGCACCGTCACCGTGCCAGGGCGAACGGCACAGCTGGGCAAGCCGCTGTCCTTCCCGTCGTACGGCTGGGACAGCGCGTACGGCTCCCGCCGTCAGGAACTGCCGGACTTCGAAGCTGCCCGCTGCCTGGTGAGCAACGGCGAGTTCCACGAGTTCGTCGCCGACGGCGGGTACCGGCGGCCGGAGTTGTGGTCGGCCGAGGGCGAGGCGTGGCGCCGCTTCCGCAACACCAAGTGGCCGCGGTTCTGGGTGCCGACCGGCCCCACCGGGCTGCACGCGTTCCGGCTGCGCACGCTGTTCGACGAGATCGACATGCCGTGGGACTGGCCGGTGGTGGTCAACTACCACGAGGCCAAGGCCTTCGCCGCCTGGCGGTCCGAAAAGGACGGACGGGAGTACCGGCTGCCGACCGAAGCGGAGTACTTCCTGCTCCGCGACCTGCCGGAGCGTCCCGGCGTCGAGGACGACGTGGTCATGCGCCTCGACGGCGGGCAGCTGCGCGACGCCGGCATCAACCTCGGTCTGGCCTGGGGTTCGGAGGGCCCGGTCGACCATTCGCCGACGACGTCGCAGGGCCTGCACGACGCCGCCGGCAACCTGTGGACCTGGAGTGAAGACACCTTCAACCCGCTCGAGGGCTTCACCCCGCACCCGTACTACGAGGACTTCTCGGTGCCCAGTTTCGGCGGGCAGCATCAGCTGATCGTCGGTGGCGCGTACATCAGCACCGGCGAGCTGGGCAGCATCTGGGCGCGGCACTTCTACCGGCCGCATTTCCTGCAGCAGGCGGGGATCCGGCTGGTCGTGGCACCGGAATCCACGCTGGACGGTGACGCGCGGGCGGAACTGGACCGGGCGCTGCTCGGTCAGTACGGCACCGCCGAACAGGCCTTCGGCCGGTCCGGGCATCCACTCGCCGCGACCGCGCTGTATCCGGACCGGCTGGCGAGGAGGTTCACCGAGGCCGCGGCCGAAGCCGGAGTCGAGCTGCGCCGCGTCGCGGATCTCGCCACCGCGGCGGGTGGGTTGGCGTTCTCGCTGGCCGAGCGGCCGATCGAGGTCGTCGGCCTGGACGACCGGCCCATGTTCGTCGCGGCGGCGGATCGGCTGGCCGAGGGATGGGACATCGGCTACCGGGTGCCGGGACGCGGGGAACTGCACGCGCGGCGGCCGTCGATCGCGCCGGACGGCAGCGTCTCGTTCACCCTCGCCGAATCCGGCCGTCCGCCCGCCGCGCTCGGCACGTTCGACGGCGTGGTAGTGGCGGACGCCTTCGACCGGCTCGGTGGCGCGGCGGGCTGCCTGCGTCCGCTCGTCGGCTCGGAGAATTTCCTTCGCGCCGGAGGACTGCTGCTCGTGGCACTTCCGCGGGCGTCGGCCACCAAGCTCGCGAACATCCTCGGTGAGGCGTTCGAGCCGCTGTCGGAAAACATGGAACCGAGCTTGACCCGGGCCGACGGCCATCGGTACGAGATCACCGACCTGGAGGTCTCCATCTGGCGTAAACGCTGA
- a CDS encoding ATP-grasp domain-containing protein, with product MSTKPCVVLVDTYETADHGLPQTARHIAPTFLALGAECVRVQSAPDAPGQYRKSSPTMSNYRENIVHDGDLAKTLDALAAHEPVAVVAGGEYAVAFTDELSEALGVPSNGTALSLARRDKSVMGEAVAAAGLPVARQLLTADEAELAAWHREVGGRIVVKPNRSAGGDGVSFCDTPERSAEALRTITGRQNVFSEDNDFVIAQEYLAGSEYMVNTVSMDGLHQVCDIWKSSRFAVNGVSDLLGACQLVPRRGPGHDELVNYAFAVLDALGIRHGAAHVEIKRTPRGPRLIEVGSRLSGGDLPHLARLAIGESQLDWMADAVLRPERFRERWGEDYRIRRHYAWSALLSPVEGTLRRYTVLDEIERLESFHEMFVLTRPGQPLRRTIDDTTFPVVVTFMHEIEEYVLRDLGTLRYLDGVACYELEP from the coding sequence TTGTCGACGAAGCCCTGTGTCGTGCTCGTGGACACCTACGAAACGGCCGATCACGGGTTGCCGCAGACCGCCCGGCACATCGCGCCGACGTTCCTGGCGCTGGGCGCGGAATGTGTGCGCGTGCAGAGCGCGCCCGACGCGCCCGGGCAGTACCGCAAGTCCTCGCCGACCATGAGCAACTATCGCGAGAACATCGTCCACGACGGCGATCTCGCGAAAACGCTGGACGCGCTGGCCGCGCACGAGCCGGTCGCGGTCGTGGCCGGTGGCGAGTACGCGGTCGCCTTCACCGACGAACTCAGCGAAGCGCTGGGCGTGCCGTCGAACGGCACCGCGCTTTCCCTCGCCAGACGGGACAAATCCGTCATGGGCGAGGCCGTCGCCGCGGCGGGGCTGCCCGTCGCCCGGCAGTTGCTGACCGCGGACGAGGCCGAACTCGCCGCATGGCACCGGGAGGTGGGTGGGCGGATCGTCGTCAAGCCGAACCGCAGCGCCGGTGGCGACGGGGTGTCCTTTTGCGACACCCCGGAGCGGTCGGCCGAGGCGCTGCGCACGATCACCGGCCGCCAGAACGTGTTCTCCGAGGACAACGACTTCGTCATCGCTCAGGAGTACCTCGCCGGCAGCGAGTACATGGTCAACACGGTGAGCATGGACGGCCTGCACCAGGTGTGCGACATCTGGAAGAGCTCGCGGTTCGCCGTCAACGGGGTGTCGGATCTGCTCGGTGCCTGCCAGCTCGTGCCGAGGCGCGGGCCGGGCCACGACGAACTGGTGAACTACGCGTTCGCGGTACTCGACGCGCTGGGCATCCGGCACGGCGCGGCGCACGTCGAAATCAAGCGGACACCACGAGGCCCACGGCTGATCGAGGTCGGTTCGCGGCTCTCGGGTGGCGACCTGCCGCATCTGGCCCGGCTCGCGATCGGCGAATCCCAGCTGGACTGGATGGCCGACGCGGTGCTGCGGCCGGAGCGGTTCCGCGAGCGGTGGGGTGAGGACTACCGGATCCGGCGGCACTACGCCTGGTCCGCGTTGCTCTCGCCGGTCGAAGGCACGCTCCGCCGGTACACGGTGCTCGACGAGATCGAACGGCTGGAGAGCTTCCACGAGATGTTCGTGCTGACCCGGCCGGGTCAGCCGTTGCGCCGCACCATCGACGACACGACGTTCCCGGTGGTCGTCACGTTCATGCACGAGATCGAGGAGTACGTCCTGCGCGACCTCGGCACGCTGCGCTACCTCGACGGTGTCGCCTGCTACGAGCTCGAACCATGA
- a CDS encoding MFS transporter encodes MTAPGFFRTRLGGLPKSFWVLWTGTLVNRLGTMVLPFLALYLTGERGLSVATAGTVLALLGIGQVFSQLIGGLLADRIGRRATLTGGMLATGAIMVVLGYVERLELIAVAALLLGLALDVFRPATQSIVADLVPGADRTRAFGLLLWAINLGFSIAMVLGGTMARAGFTTLFWVDAATCVLFGLLVWRAVPETRGGGRSREPGGFTVVLRDRVMAGLMLISLVVAFVFLQSLATLPLAMREDGLSPAGYGLVMAVNGIVIVVVQPLVGHRLGRGDPSRVLTFGILLTGLGFGATAFASTTPAYAACAVVWTLGEIVIQSVGVAIVAELAPPQLRGRYNGAYGTAAGLAAFVAPLGGTQLLVLGAPVLWTVCFGLCLAAAVGQWLLGNAVRHRMDATPVPVAVG; translated from the coding sequence ATGACGGCGCCGGGGTTTTTCCGGACGCGGCTCGGCGGGCTGCCCAAATCGTTCTGGGTGCTGTGGACGGGCACGCTCGTCAACCGGCTCGGCACGATGGTCCTGCCGTTCCTGGCGCTGTACCTGACCGGTGAGCGCGGCCTTTCGGTGGCGACGGCGGGAACCGTACTGGCGCTGCTCGGCATCGGCCAGGTGTTCTCGCAGCTGATCGGCGGGCTGCTGGCCGACCGCATCGGCAGACGGGCGACGTTGACCGGCGGCATGCTCGCCACGGGCGCGATCATGGTGGTACTGGGGTACGTCGAGCGCCTCGAACTGATCGCGGTCGCCGCGCTGCTGCTCGGGCTGGCACTCGACGTGTTTCGCCCGGCCACCCAGTCGATCGTGGCGGATCTGGTGCCCGGCGCCGATCGAACGCGGGCGTTCGGGCTGTTGCTGTGGGCGATCAACCTCGGCTTCTCGATCGCGATGGTGCTGGGCGGCACGATGGCCCGCGCCGGCTTCACGACGCTGTTCTGGGTGGACGCGGCGACGTGCGTGCTGTTCGGCCTGCTGGTCTGGCGAGCGGTCCCGGAGACCCGCGGCGGTGGCCGATCGCGGGAGCCGGGTGGCTTCACCGTCGTCCTGCGCGACCGGGTCATGGCGGGATTGATGCTCATCTCGCTGGTGGTCGCGTTCGTGTTTCTGCAGAGCCTGGCCACGTTGCCGCTGGCGATGCGAGAAGACGGCCTCTCGCCCGCGGGGTACGGCCTGGTGATGGCGGTCAACGGCATCGTCATCGTGGTCGTGCAGCCACTCGTGGGCCACCGGCTGGGCCGTGGGGACCCTTCGCGGGTGCTCACGTTCGGAATCCTGCTGACGGGGTTGGGTTTCGGCGCCACGGCCTTCGCGTCGACGACACCGGCCTACGCCGCGTGCGCCGTGGTGTGGACCCTCGGCGAGATCGTGATCCAGTCGGTGGGTGTCGCGATCGTGGCCGAACTCGCCCCACCGCAGCTGCGCGGCCGGTACAACGGCGCCTACGGTACGGCGGCGGGCCTCGCCGCGTTCGTCGCCCCGCTCGGCGGCACCCAGCTGCTCGTACTGGGCGCGCCCGTGTTGTGGACGGTCTGCTTCGGCCTGTGCCTGGCCGCGGCCGTGGGACAGTGGCTGCTCGGCAACGCGGTCCGGCACCGGATGGACGCCACGCCCGTTCCCGTGGCGGTCGGCTGA